A section of the Babylonia areolata isolate BAREFJ2019XMU chromosome 1, ASM4173473v1, whole genome shotgun sequence genome encodes:
- the LOC143290557 gene encoding uncharacterized protein LOC143290557 has protein sequence MVLLEQLFSGIPFLFLRLWVSMNHTSIFFRQQSTGAEWSVNVELVNYTAGHGAHQHVHLHPFFRVCQGDPQSLACDNSPPFNNTHTIDFGADGAAFYPPHIFPNMPANYSVDAKVMNRANGHNAAVIHFSPQFFSQTSMVVGAVIPVVMEKYNYRLVLNVRVQCNPPFKGPHCDCYPSGHQLCNDTTGLNYCAPGYTGSQCETVMAISGELECQNGGSKEPGTSKCQCPLGFFGTTCDMAANGCLLQPCQNGGRCIPNSDGTWACFCSYGYSGSSCEVDNTDPCSSSSSSSSGSAPYCQHGGICHSVLGTAYCHCPPGYKGERCEVEANECSSSPCLHGGTCIDEVNAFACTCPSGFMGHRCEIDLGKDPLVG, from the exons GCAACAGAGCACAGGAGCAGAGTGGAGCGTGAACGTGGAACTAGTGAACTACACGGCCGGCCACGGGGCCCACCAACATGTCCACCTTCACCCTTTCTTCCGCGTCTGTCAGGGAGACCCACAGTCCCT CGCCTGTGACAACAGTCCGCCTttcaacaacactcacaccataGACTTTGGAGCGGACGGGGCCGCGTTCTACCCTCCACACATCTTCCCCAACATGccg GCCAACTACAGCGTCGACGCGAAAGTGATGAACCGTGCCAACGGACACAATGCTGCTGTAATCCATTTCTCCCCTCAGTTCTTCAGCCAGACCTCCATGGTGGTGGGCGCCGTCATTCCTGTTGTCATggagaaatacaattacag ACTGGTGTTGAACGTGAGGGTGCAGTGCAATCCGCCCTTCAAGGGCCCTCACTGTGACTGCTATCCTTCTGGCCACCAACTGTGCAACGACACCACTGGTCTGAACTACTGTGCCCcgg gttACACAGGTTCGCAGTGCGAGACAGTCATGGCTATTTCTGGTGAg CTAGAGTGTCAGAACGGAGGCAGCAAGGAGCCTGGGACCAGCAAGTGTCAGTGTCCGCTGGGCTTCTTTGGGACCACCTGTGACATGGCG GCGAACGGGTGCCTCCTCCAGCCGTGCCAGAACGGAGGTCGCTGCATCCCGAACTCGGACGGCACCTGGGCCTGCTTCTGCAGCTACGGGTACTCTGGCAGCTCTTGCGAGGTGGACAACACAGAcccttgttcctcctcctcctcctcctcctccggctcAGCTCCTTACTGCCAACACGGGGGTATCTGCCACTCCGTCCTGGGTACCGCCTATTGCCACTGTCCACCCGGTTACAAGGGGGAGAGGTGCGAGGTGGAGGCGAACGAGTGCAGTTCCTCCCCGTGTCTGCACGGGGGCACGTGCATCGATGAGGTCAATGCCTTCGCCTGCACGTGCCCGTCGGGTTTTATGGGGCATCGGTGTGAGATAG atctTGGCAAAGATCCCCTGGTGGGCTAA